A genomic region of Drosophila pseudoobscura strain MV-25-SWS-2005 chromosome 5, UCI_Dpse_MV25, whole genome shotgun sequence contains the following coding sequences:
- the LOC26534304 gene encoding mucin-5AC isoform X1: MGVEFLQLGPNKLAKLPLQMRSYHAQALRGFDLNRQRSGYGGLFSYLAFVCMNGRACSLKEELKMLQPRITRMVKYFEDNFNTLKPDCSTNMYAKQPDSISQKFHILSKDKILSLTLLATFFLSIVQFGAAQTVDEPYVVNPTPTLPVVGADDVTTVLFVNNGAGRVGDSHGRFLTVRPEVGLLTSTARTFIQDGITTEFATQVVGTTLNNGRIYAQYLKKSSRVVYENDRVVPSVVTSWVGGGGDYLKTRSFLQNHNDLFNADAPDWQDIDDNIGVHRGEFVGNTDFVNLQNARGTVLQTMEAESYLDNISSSSLQLIQISSNTAILQSDLKAEGRAKNFSAENVLSGGYLPTITVKNYFQHSVFQPIAGVKITDRDSSESSAANMDDGRFPKAYYQQQQQSGAKIENSLSKATALPATKRMLATVTYYGFADFTTIVGDSVIVFSPSTIQSSQNYGHVTSIKGKPTLRTESSNVSDAMISEQMPILSTAINQWNFGLDTTRIRSDSSNIVDETNNSNQFSTPEIKIAPNLNYDTNFTSVQALSSQSTTTEIIHMNTGDLLESIADHKNTVQSTAIVKSDDTLLDESSPQVHGGATTVFIDDDPFANFVVPTGVSHPAQSSTDQIDHETITENSEDADETTVSIEEDQENTPKTEAATENLTEDLYDNPLTEPLPPLPTNDNNNTISETCDHTTSQVFLTQLTKSLGYLNTGKEDPSSASSDENPLSAYDIVQTTKYYCIQATQVQQLEKPEIEFLSVVSEDAATELISTELSNKIEESTVHETVDFDVTTDNEYDSEDDDYDTDNGSNEVDLIYKTLYTTYTYLTTFFQGTSTTVSSHTEIVTNLISSTAGTEVDTITKPTDTIATFGGFGLDTASMSQQTESKASALASKYTIPQEIVSLLQTEREEKSVVDESKNKQQTEYLNDSKYTNTLFTTYTYYTSIFADNDTDIMSRTEVVTNYITKNSLNNYLTDTPTYLDTKNAAQNLQASSQVKFKPAEDRVEKEEHVTLVMDVRSISVNGNQQVILNQKDPVDDQVSSESNTDEIIPSATLLLQTSFTTFTFYTTMYVGDVINVISRLETVTNVATETLKPTKMFGAEEATFPVTYFTTFTYWTKLAKDGEITTLSREETLSNVIEPTNLASIPEDETLRTAANSYSSLDPSDDGNQHLRITDTDTESIVTSGMTNTSLRSDLTTYYTTYTYYTTSYEVNETITKSRFETVTNVVTPTDVTTSTAETILKTPAIAQPSELLTTSLNNIINSTSALVLFDYKHIVDADEVSTLYFTTEVASAIDSEGIEIEITSSTSSLHVDEMKKSSLAIMILNDDSLSSSKPFKTGLVRLIEGTRIGNGTTTLYQSKVIGTVIDNRYAQIIESTSSFLFEKKTEDAALLPTSVIVSAMPSQTGNLHVNADSNIEQEDEPTTTGDIDDENRSKALDPSQTSKRTFAPVIRPFASRNRPNFAPKQKTLSPSSATIITRSDITPTITATPALKTSGRYSSSRRGVISNAPINQNELGFPQSSRRTFGRPIKSSSSSVLNELGVSPQSNAAFVPPRNRFASSPRPTQTVTSRKQNINASYRPSNSPGFRASGILVGNSKFRVKPTVSGSSANERTTTKTVSKEFSSDSSVEDDNSTDELVQISDEEESTRRNQNPLLRLRRPINRPSGFAPVPRSSVNSSAVISLRRNPLSARAKTTSTTTTTTTTAKPRTRSFQRPTISSLQARSRPQNSLFPPRGLFQTQQRDENQKEIKKNENESENISEYDDDDDADDDGEDDVLDEVNRSRRSNSKSQKGKSLSRVRRQADAFNRSRFRFRRPNLSTMSPLEDPSISNTDDLNETTASSRVKTNSRFGSRFPSPRGQQAHSQKSQPSSSAVANHRTIRPTRPTTPRTQFTLREKDATLNGAKRSGTPSNFRRQPSTGSPSIRRTIGTGTGTSRRLKSYSGPNVNNNADNGRLVGTSRSRNGNSNGLNRGRGSVRGRNRNEYVPDLQIIEMGSQTITVTHLIPAEVTVPVINGQITEYKNIVTAKTSTEVLGPNQYTEILGTNGQTSKYLTREESSINNAGVTELTRYLLHDSLTTTVTFTPTTIRGRKTSFSHILPSTVYSVEHLVSTVQPQISANAPLANILLSQLLLGNLNLPANPLIGALGQQQSAISAIVSTSVEPVTEYRTHTSTYVTTIFDGKSTILPLTFQGKKILTTVYDTTAQTITATEYSVDTIVNTPIIPQNVKSHGPAAQVNSLLLQQLLLQQQQEPFSVPQGLSHTQSPQLLLSENLQDLDDAARTATQVDDIDDEIVTINSEMQTTKINRKKSRKTSKGHKRSKQQKLDNPLEDTSVVTLYVSGRRPGEFSTVLSTVQNGYDHSAALQKRQAHSQIRQTVTLGEKEVNDMYDTEESRNVILFISPKQDHPQLDKNTLDTFFDIYHGVGSTEVFGDNVKGRTASLESIVGDVDLWYSKSSSQSMILDSKTDSVAIDKSNFNFLA; this comes from the exons ATGGGAGTTGAATTTTTACAGCTTGGCCCGAATAAACTAGCCAAACTACCTTTGCAAATGCGATCGTACCACGCTCAAGCTCTTCGTGGGTTTGATTTGAACCGCCAGCGCAGTGGTTATGGTGGGTTATTCAGTTACCTGGCTTTCGTTTGCATGAATGGTCGTGCGTGTTCCTTGAAAGA GGAGTTAAAAATGCTACAACCACGTATAACACGGATGGTCAAATACTTCGAGGATAACTTCAACACATTGAAACCTGACTGCAGCACCAATATGTACGCGAAGCAACCTGATTCCATTTCTCAGAAATTTCACATATTATCAAAAGATAAAATACTGAGCCTAACTTTGTTAGCCACGTTTTTCTTGTCTATAGTACAATTTGGAGCTGCCCAAACTGTTG ATGAACCTTACGTAGTGAATCCAACACCAACATTGCCGGTAGTGGGCGCTGATG ATGTTACTACTGTGCTCTTTGTGAATAATGGGGCTGGGAGAGTGGGGGATAGTCATGGACGGTTCTTAACAGTGCGTCCAGAGGTTGGACTGTTGACTTCAACAGCGCGAACATTTATTCAGGATGGAATTACAACCGAATTCGCCACCCAGGTTGTGGGTACTACATTAAATAACGGTCGCATCTATGCCCAGTACCTAAAAAAAAGTTCAAGGGTTGTCTATGAGAACGACCGTGTCGTTCCTTCTGTTGTTACAAgttgggtgggtggtggtggtgattATTTAAAAACCCGTTCGTTTCTACAGAATCACAACGATCTATTTAATGCTGATGCCCCAGACTGGCAGGACATTGACGATAATATAGGAGTTCATCGAGGTGAATTTGTAGGAAACACAGACTTTGTGAACTTACAAAATGCAAGAGGCACAGTTTTGCAAACAATGGAAGCGGAGTCATATCTGGACAATATATCTTCCTCTTCTCTGCAATTAATACAAATATCTAGCAATACAGCAATATTACAATCTGACTTAAAAGCTGAGGGCAGAGCGAAGAACTTTTCTGCCGAGAATGTTTTGTCTGGTGGATATTTGCCAACCATCACagttaaaaattattttcaacaTAGTGTTTTCCAGCCAATCGCAGGAGTCAAAATAACTGATAGAGATTCATCTGAGTCTTCTGCAGCCAATATGGATGATGGGCGGTTTCCGAAAGCTTActatcaacagcaacaacaaagtgGAGCAAAGATAGAAAATTCTCTTTCGAAAGCAACAGCTCTGCCAGCGACCAAACGAATGTTGGCAACAGTAACCTACTACGGCTTTGCGGATTTCACAACGATAGTTGGTGATAGCGTGATTGTTTTTTCACCGAGCACTATTCAAAGCAGTCAAAACTATGGCCACGTTACGTCTATTAAAGGAAAGCCTACTTTAAGAACCGAGTCTTCAAATGTTTCCGATGCAATGATTTCCGAACAAATGCCGATTTTATCCACTGCTATAAATCAATGGAACTTTGGATTAGACACGACAAGAATCCGATCAGATTCATCAAATATAGTTGATGAGACTAACAATTCAAATCAGTTTTCGACTCCAGAAATAAAGATAGCACCAAATCTGAATTATGATACCAATTTTACTTCCGTACAGGCTTTGTCAAGTCAATctacaacaacagaaataatTCATATGAATACTGGCGATCTATTAGAATCTATAGCTGACCATAAAAACACAGTACAGAGCACGGCCATAGTAAAGAGCGATGATACCCTTTTAGATGAATCAAGCCCTCAAGTACATGGAGGAGCAACAACCGTTTTTATTGATGACGATCCTTTTGCCAACTTTGTAGTTCCTACGGGCGTGTCACATCCAGCTCAGTCATCAACAGATCAAATTGATCACGAAACAATTACTGAAAACTCTGAAGACGCAGACGAAACAACTGTATCAATTGAAGAAGACCAAGAAAATACTCCAAAAACCGAGGCAGCGACTGAAAACTTGACCGAAGATTTGTACGATAATCCCCTTACTGAGCCGTTACCACCCTTGCCAACAAATGATAATAACAACACCATCTCAGAAACATGTGATCACACAACATCTCAAGTGTTCCTAACACAATTGACAAAGTCATTGGGATATCTAAATACTGGGAAAGAAGATCCGTCAAGTGCATCAAGCGATGAAAACCCACTCTCCGCATACGATATTGTCCAGACTACCAAATACTATTGCATACAGGCCACACAGGTACAGCAGCTGGAAAAGCCCGAAATAGAATTTTTGAGCGTAGTTAGTGAAGATGCAGCCACAGAATTAATATCTACAGAGTTATCAAACAAGATAGAGGAATCCACAGTCCATGAAACGGTGGACTTCGATGTAACGACTGATAATGAATATGACAGTGAAGATGATGATTACGATACTGATAATGGTTCTAATGAGgttgatttaatttataagACTCTGTACACAACCTATACATACCTGACGACTTTCTTTCAAGGCACTTCTACTACTGTATCAAGCCATACGGAGATTGTCACCAATCTTATTTCCTCTACAGCTGGTACAGAAGTAGATACCATAACAAAACCAACAGATACTATCGCTACGTTTGGAGGGTTTGGATTGGATACTGCAAGTATGTCTCAACAAACGGAAAGTAAAGCTTCAGCTTTGGCTTCCAAGTATACAATTCCGCAAGAGATTGTAAGCTTATTACAGACAGAAAGGGAAGAAAAAAGCGTAGTTGATGAAAGTAAGAATAAACAACAAACTGAATATCTTAATGACTCTAAGTATACAAACACATTATTCACTACCTACACTTATTATACATCGATATTCGCCGATAATGACACTGATATAATGTCTCGAACTGAGGTCGTGACAAATTATATAACCAAAAATTCGTTAAATAATTACCTTACAGATACTCCAACTTACTTAGATACAAAAAACGCTGCCCAAAACTTGCAAGCGTCAAGTCAGGTTAAATTTAAACCAGCAGAAGATCGAGTCGAAAAGGAAGAACATGTGACCTTAGTCATGGATGTGCGGTCAATTAGCGTTAATGGAAACCAGCAAGTCATTTTAAACCAAAAAGATCCGGTGGACGACCAAGTGAGTTCGGAAAGTAACACCGATGAGATAATACCATCAGCTACTCTGCTTCTTCAAACAAGCTTTACGACGTTTACCTTCTACACAACTATGTATGTCGGTGATGTAATAAACGTTATCAGTCGCCTTGAAACAGTTACTAACGTTGCAACTGAAACGCTAAAACCTACAAAAATGTTTGGCGCAGAGGAAGCAACCTTCCCTGTTACCTATTTTACGACATTTACCTACTGGACTAAGCTAGCTAAAGATGGTGAGATTACTACACTAAGCAGAGAAGAAACATTATCAAATGTAATTGAACCGACAAATCTTGCGTCGATTCCTGAGGACGAAACATTACGGACGGCAGCTAATTCTTATAGCTCCCTAGATCCGAGCGACGATGGTAACCAGCATCTTCGCATaacggatacagatacggaaAGTATTGTCACTTCCGGGATGACTAATACGAGCTTACGATCTGACTTAACCACTTATTACACCACATATACGTACTATACCACATCATATGAAGTTAATGAGACAATTACAAAATCACGTTTTGAAACAGTGACTAACGTGGTGACACCGACGGATGTTACAACATCGACGGCAGAAACAATATTGAAAACACCAGCGATAGCCCAGCCAAGCGAACTCTTGACAACAAGtctaaataatataataaacagTACATCTGCATTGGTTTTGTTTGACTATAAACATATTGTTGATGCGGACGAAGTAAGTACATTGTATTTTACAACTGAAGTGGCATCAGCGATTGACAGCGAGGGAATTGAAATAGAAATAACAAGTAGTACATCAAGCTTGCACGTTGATGAAATGAAAAAGTCTAGTTTAGCTATAATGATATTAAACGATGATAGCTTATCTAGCTCTAAGCCGTTCAAGACTGGTCTGGTACGGCTTATTGAAGGTACACGAATCGGAAACGGTACAACTACTTTATACCAGTCTAAGGTCATTGGAACTGTAATAGACAATCGATACGCGCAGATTATTGAAAGTACGTCTAGCTTTCTCTTTGAGAAAAAAACTGAAGATGCAGCGCTGTTGCCAACGTCTGTCATAGTATCGGCTATGCCATCACAAACAGGAAATTTGCATGTCAACGCGGATTCTAATATCGAGCAAGAAGACGAACCAACTACAACAGGAGATATCGATGATGAAAATCGCTCGAAAGCTTTGGACCCATCTCAAACATCAAAGCGCACATTTGCCCCCGTGATAAGACCATTTGCTTCACGAAATAGGCCTAATTTCgctccaaaacaaaaaacattaagTCCAAGTAGTGCTACTATTATAACAAGGTCAGATATAACACCAACCATTACGGCAACTCCTGCCCTAAAAACATCCGGCAGATATAGCTCATCAAGACGAGGCGTTATTTCAAACGCAccaataaatcaaaatgaattGGGATTCCCACAGTCGTCCCGACGCACTTTTGGCCGGCCGATAAAGTCATCGAGTAGCTCTGTACTAAACGAACTGGGCGTCAGCCCCCAGTCAAATGCTGCATTCGTACCCCCCAGAAATCGATTTGCATCTTCTCCACGTCCGACACAAACTGTAACtagcagaaaacaaaatataaatgcTTCGTATCGTCCATCTAACAGCCCAGGTTTTCGTGCTTCCGGAATATTGGTTGgaaattcaaaatttcgcGTTAAGCCAACTGTCTCTGGATCATCAGCGAATGAGCGgacgacaacaaaaacagtATCAAAAGAATTTAGTTCAGATAGCAGTGTTGAAGATGACAACTCCACTGACGAATTGGTACAGATTAGTGACGAAGAAGAAAGCACAAGACGCAATCAGAACCCATTGTTGCGACTCCGACGACCGATTAATAGGCCAAGCGGGTTTGCACCTGTGCCACGTTCGAGTGTCAACAGCTCTGCTGTCATTTCACTTAGAAGAAACCCATTGTCAGCCCGAGCAAAGACAACATCTactaccactaccaccacAACGACTGCTAAGCCCCGAACTCGCAGTTTTCAGAGGCCAACAATTTCTAGCCTTCAGGCACGTTCCAGGCCACAAAATAGTCTCTTTCCGCCCCGTGGGCTTTTCCAGACGCAGCAAAGAGATGAAAATCagaaagaaataaagaaaaacgaaaatgaatCCGAAAATATTTCCGAatatgatgatgacgatgatgccGATGATGATGGGGAAGATGACGTATTAGACGAAGTAAATCGTAGCAGACGGTCGAATTCTAAATCGCAAAAAGGTAAAAGTCTTTCCCGGGTGCGACGGCAAGCAGATGCTTTTAATAGGAGCCGATTTAGATTTCGGCGACCAAACTTATCAACGATGTCTCCACTGGAAGACCCAAGCATTTCAAATACTGACGATTTAAATGAAACCACAGCGAGTTCTCGCGTTAAAACCAATTCTCGATTCGGGTCTAGGTTTCCTTCACCACGTGGCCAACAGGCACATAGTCAGAAATCACAGCCAAGTTCCAGCGCTGTGGCAAATCATCGAACTATTCGTCCAACAAGGCCAACTACGCCGCGAACCCAGTTTACCCTAAGAGAGAAAGATGCAACTTTAAATGGCGCTAAACGTTCAGGCACACCATCAAATTTTCGACGTCAACCATCAACCGGAAGTCCTTCTATAAGACGCACTATAGGTACTGGAACTGGCACCAGTCGTAGACTAAAGAGCTACAGTGGTCCTAATGTAAACAATAATGCTGACAACGGGCGGTTAGTAGGTACGTCTCGATCCAGAAATGGAAACTCAAATGGTTTAAATAGAGGAAGAGGGTCTGTGCGTGGTCGAAATAGAAATGAATATGTTCCAGATTTGCAGATAATAGAAATGGGTAGTCAAACTATCACGGTTACTCATCTTATACCAGCCGAGGTCACGGTGCCTGTTATAAATGGCCAAATAACAGAATATAAGAATATAGTGACTGCGAAGACCAGCACCGAGGTGCTCGGACCAAATCAATACACGGAGATTTTGGGAACGAACGGCCAAACTTCGAAATATCTTACGCGAGAAGAATCCAGTATTAACAATGCAGGAGTTACAGAGCTAACGAGATATCTGTTGCATGACTCTCTAACAACAACAGTAACTTTTACACCTACCACTATCCGCGGGCGAAAGACATCCTTCTCCCACATACTTCCGTCTACCGTGTACTCTGTAGAGCATCTTGTATCGACAGTACAACCTCAAATATCTGCTAACGCTCCACTCGCGAATATATTGCTTTCTCAGTTGCTTTTGGGCAATCTTAATTTGCCGGCCAATCCTTTAATTGGTGCGCTTGGACAGCAACAAAGTGCGATATCAGCTATAGTGTCCACATCAGTTGAGCCAGTCACCGAGTACCGCACTCACACCTCCACATATGTAACTACCATCTTCGATGGAAAGTCTACTATACTCCCACTGACATTTCAGGGGAAAAAGATTTTGACTACTGTCTACGATACTACCGCACAAACTATAACAGCTACGGAATACAGTGTAGATACTATAGTGAACACACCTATAATTCCTCAAAATGTAAAGTCACATGGACCTGCAGCGCAGGTAAACAGTTTATTGTTGCAGCAGTTGCTTcttcagcaacagcaagagccATTTTCGGTGCCTCAGGGCTTATCCCATACTCAATCCCCACAATTACTTTTGAGTGAGAACCTGCAGGATTTGGACGACGCTGCCCGGACAGCAACACAAGTTGATGATATTGACGATGAGATTGTGACAATTAACAGTGAAATGCAGACTACGAAAATCAATCGCAAGAAGTCCCGAAAGACGAGCAAGGGACACAAACGAAGTAAGCAACAGAAATTGGATAATCCGCTGGAGGACACTAGCGTCGTGACACTCTACGTATCGGGCCGTAGGCCCGGGGAATTTAGCACTGTGTTGTCAACCGTGCAGAATGGCTACGATCATTCGGCTGCCTTGCAAAAGAGACAAGCTCATTCACAAATACGACAAACGGTAACTTTGGGAGAGAAGGAAGTTAATGATATGTACGACACCGAAGAGAGTCGAAATGTCATATTATTTATATCACCAAAACAAGATCACCCTCAGCTCGATAAAAACACTCTTGACACATTTTTTGATATATATCATGGGGTTGGCTCAACAGAGGTTTTCGGTGACAATGTAAAGGGTCGAACTGCATCATTAGAGAGCATTGTAGGTGACGTAGACCTTTGGTACTCTAAGTCTTCCAGTCAATCGATGATTCTGGACTCGAAAACAGATTCTGTGGCGATTGATAAaagtaattttaattttttagcGTAA